In a single window of the Zea mays cultivar B73 chromosome 5, Zm-B73-REFERENCE-NAM-5.0, whole genome shotgun sequence genome:
- the LOC100282973 gene encoding protein MRG1 isoform X7 has product MGSSSNTNTSGGASDKEEKKKEDKIKGKDSSGPSFKENERVLAYHGPLLYEAKVQRIENHEDEWRYFVHYLGWNKNWDEWVANDRLLELTEENVRKQQELDKNQVVDKTMKSGRSTQHKPKVSNADAKADKDDTKSLISVKGKKRKSQLGTEIQDKEKRSSHSLLVLQFPLPLKKQLVDDWEFVTQMGKLVKLPRSPTVDDILKKYLEHRAKKDGKINDSYAEILKGLRCYFDKALPAMLLYKKERDQYAEEVKGDVSPSTVYGAEHLLRLFVKLPELLASVNMEEDALNKLQLKLLDVLKFLQKNQITFFTSAYDGSCKGADEDKTK; this is encoded by the exons ATGGGCAGCTCCTCGAATACCAACACGAGCGGCGGGGCCAGCGAcaaggaggagaagaagaaggaggacAAGATCAAAGGCAAGGACTCGTCGGGGCCATCCTTCAAGGAGAACGAAAGGGTCCTCGCCTACCACGGCCCCCTCCTCTACGAGGCCAAG GTTCAAAGGATCGAAAACCATGAAGATGAATGGCGCTACTTTGTCCATTATCTC GGTTGGAATAAGAA cTGGGATGAATGGGTTGCAAATGACCGCTTGTTGGAATTGACGGAGGAAAACGTGCGCAAACAACAAGAGCTTGATAAGAATCAGGTAGTTGACAAAACAATGAAGTCTGGACGGTCAACACAGCATAAACCAAAAGTCTCCAATG CGGATGCAAAAGCTGATAAAGATGACACTAAGAGTCTCA TTTCAGTGAAGGGGAAGAAACGTAAAAGTCAGCTTGGGACTGAG ATTCAGGACAAGGAAAAAAGATCATCACATAGTCTACTAGTGTTGCAGTTTCCTTTGCCACTGAAGAAGCAACTTGTGGATGATTGGGAGTTTGTTACGCAGATGGGTAAG CTTGTGAAGCTACCACGATCACCTACTGTTGATGATATTCTAAAGAAGTACTTGGAACACCGGGCAAAGAAGGATGGCAA GATAAATGACTCCTATGCTGAGATTCTGAAAGGATTACGCTGCTACTTTGATAAAGCATTGCCTGCAATGCTTTTATATAAGAAAGAGCGAGATCAGTATGCTGAAGAAGTTAAAGGTGATGTCTCACCATCAACTGTATATGGAGCTGAGCATCTATTGCGCCTTTTTG TAAAATTGCCAGAGCTACTTGCTTCTGTCAATATGGAGGAAGATGCGTTGAACAAGCTACAGCTGAAACTGCTGGACGTTCTCAA GTTTCTTCAGAAGAATCAGATCACCTTCTTTACCTCTGCGTACGATGGTTCTTGTAAAGGTGCAGATGAGGATAAAACCAAATGA
- the LOC100282973 gene encoding protein MRG1 isoform X1: MGSSSNTNTSGGASDKEEKKKEDKIKGKDSSGPSFKENERVLAYHGPLLYEAKVQRIENHEDEWRYFVHYLGWNKNWDEWVANDRLLELTEENVRKQQELDKNQVVDKTMKSGRSTQHKPKVSNADAKADKDDTKSLISVKGKKRKSQLGTEIQDKEKRSSHSLLVLQFPLPLKKQLVDDWEFVTQMAGPSGKLISSFRKRLCNSILIQKLVKLPRSPTVDDILKKYLEHRAKKDGKINDSYAEILKGLRCYFDKALPAMLLYKKERDQYAEEVKGDVSPSTVYGAEHLLRLFVKLPELLASVNMEEDALNKLQLKLLDVLKFLQKNQITFFTSAYDGSCKGADEDKTK, encoded by the exons ATGGGCAGCTCCTCGAATACCAACACGAGCGGCGGGGCCAGCGAcaaggaggagaagaagaaggaggacAAGATCAAAGGCAAGGACTCGTCGGGGCCATCCTTCAAGGAGAACGAAAGGGTCCTCGCCTACCACGGCCCCCTCCTCTACGAGGCCAAG GTTCAAAGGATCGAAAACCATGAAGATGAATGGCGCTACTTTGTCCATTATCTC GGTTGGAATAAGAA cTGGGATGAATGGGTTGCAAATGACCGCTTGTTGGAATTGACGGAGGAAAACGTGCGCAAACAACAAGAGCTTGATAAGAATCAGGTAGTTGACAAAACAATGAAGTCTGGACGGTCAACACAGCATAAACCAAAAGTCTCCAATG CGGATGCAAAAGCTGATAAAGATGACACTAAGAGTCTCA TTTCAGTGAAGGGGAAGAAACGTAAAAGTCAGCTTGGGACTGAG ATTCAGGACAAGGAAAAAAGATCATCACATAGTCTACTAGTGTTGCAGTTTCCTTTGCCACTGAAGAAGCAACTTGTGGATGATTGGGAGTTTGTTACGCAGATGG CAGGCCCAAGTGGCAAGCTCATTAGCTCATTCAGAAAAAGACTTTGCAACTCCATTCTCATTCAGAAG CTTGTGAAGCTACCACGATCACCTACTGTTGATGATATTCTAAAGAAGTACTTGGAACACCGGGCAAAGAAGGATGGCAA GATAAATGACTCCTATGCTGAGATTCTGAAAGGATTACGCTGCTACTTTGATAAAGCATTGCCTGCAATGCTTTTATATAAGAAAGAGCGAGATCAGTATGCTGAAGAAGTTAAAGGTGATGTCTCACCATCAACTGTATATGGAGCTGAGCATCTATTGCGCCTTTTTG TAAAATTGCCAGAGCTACTTGCTTCTGTCAATATGGAGGAAGATGCGTTGAACAAGCTACAGCTGAAACTGCTGGACGTTCTCAA GTTTCTTCAGAAGAATCAGATCACCTTCTTTACCTCTGCGTACGATGGTTCTTGTAAAGGTGCAGATGAGGATAAAACCAAATGA
- the LOC100282973 gene encoding protein MRG1 isoform X2 has product MGSSSNTNTSGGASDKEEKKKEDKIKGKDSSGPSFKENERVLAYHGPLLYEAKVQRIENHEDEWRYFVHYLGWNKNWDEWVANDRLLELTEENVRKQQELDKNQVVDKTMKSGRSTQHKPKVSNADAKADKDDTKSLISVKGKKRKSQLGTEIQDKEKRSSHSLLVLQFPLPLKKQLVDDWEFVTQMGPSGKLISSFRKRLCNSILIQKLVKLPRSPTVDDILKKYLEHRAKKDGKINDSYAEILKGLRCYFDKALPAMLLYKKERDQYAEEVKGDVSPSTVYGAEHLLRLFVKLPELLASVNMEEDALNKLQLKLLDVLKFLQKNQITFFTSAYDGSCKGADEDKTK; this is encoded by the exons ATGGGCAGCTCCTCGAATACCAACACGAGCGGCGGGGCCAGCGAcaaggaggagaagaagaaggaggacAAGATCAAAGGCAAGGACTCGTCGGGGCCATCCTTCAAGGAGAACGAAAGGGTCCTCGCCTACCACGGCCCCCTCCTCTACGAGGCCAAG GTTCAAAGGATCGAAAACCATGAAGATGAATGGCGCTACTTTGTCCATTATCTC GGTTGGAATAAGAA cTGGGATGAATGGGTTGCAAATGACCGCTTGTTGGAATTGACGGAGGAAAACGTGCGCAAACAACAAGAGCTTGATAAGAATCAGGTAGTTGACAAAACAATGAAGTCTGGACGGTCAACACAGCATAAACCAAAAGTCTCCAATG CGGATGCAAAAGCTGATAAAGATGACACTAAGAGTCTCA TTTCAGTGAAGGGGAAGAAACGTAAAAGTCAGCTTGGGACTGAG ATTCAGGACAAGGAAAAAAGATCATCACATAGTCTACTAGTGTTGCAGTTTCCTTTGCCACTGAAGAAGCAACTTGTGGATGATTGGGAGTTTGTTACGCAGATGG GCCCAAGTGGCAAGCTCATTAGCTCATTCAGAAAAAGACTTTGCAACTCCATTCTCATTCAGAAG CTTGTGAAGCTACCACGATCACCTACTGTTGATGATATTCTAAAGAAGTACTTGGAACACCGGGCAAAGAAGGATGGCAA GATAAATGACTCCTATGCTGAGATTCTGAAAGGATTACGCTGCTACTTTGATAAAGCATTGCCTGCAATGCTTTTATATAAGAAAGAGCGAGATCAGTATGCTGAAGAAGTTAAAGGTGATGTCTCACCATCAACTGTATATGGAGCTGAGCATCTATTGCGCCTTTTTG TAAAATTGCCAGAGCTACTTGCTTCTGTCAATATGGAGGAAGATGCGTTGAACAAGCTACAGCTGAAACTGCTGGACGTTCTCAA GTTTCTTCAGAAGAATCAGATCACCTTCTTTACCTCTGCGTACGATGGTTCTTGTAAAGGTGCAGATGAGGATAAAACCAAATGA
- the LOC100282973 gene encoding protein MRG1 isoform X10, with protein sequence MGSSSNTNTSGGASDKEEKKKEDKIKGKDSSGPSFKENERVLAYHGPLLYEAKVQRIENHEDEWRYFVHYLGWNKNWDEWVANDRLLELTEENVRKQQELDKNQVVDKTMKSGRSTQHKPKVSNADAKADKDDTKSLISVKGKKRKSQLGTEFPLPLKKQLVDDWEFVTQMGKLVKLPRSPTVDDILKKYLEHRAKKDGKINDSYAEILKGLRCYFDKALPAMLLYKKERDQYAEEVKGDVSPSTVYGAEHLLRLFVKLPELLASVNMEEDALNKLQLKLLDVLKFLQKNQITFFTSAYDGSCKGADEDKTK encoded by the exons ATGGGCAGCTCCTCGAATACCAACACGAGCGGCGGGGCCAGCGAcaaggaggagaagaagaaggaggacAAGATCAAAGGCAAGGACTCGTCGGGGCCATCCTTCAAGGAGAACGAAAGGGTCCTCGCCTACCACGGCCCCCTCCTCTACGAGGCCAAG GTTCAAAGGATCGAAAACCATGAAGATGAATGGCGCTACTTTGTCCATTATCTC GGTTGGAATAAGAA cTGGGATGAATGGGTTGCAAATGACCGCTTGTTGGAATTGACGGAGGAAAACGTGCGCAAACAACAAGAGCTTGATAAGAATCAGGTAGTTGACAAAACAATGAAGTCTGGACGGTCAACACAGCATAAACCAAAAGTCTCCAATG CGGATGCAAAAGCTGATAAAGATGACACTAAGAGTCTCA TTTCAGTGAAGGGGAAGAAACGTAAAAGTCAGCTTGGGACTGAG TTTCCTTTGCCACTGAAGAAGCAACTTGTGGATGATTGGGAGTTTGTTACGCAGATGGGTAAG CTTGTGAAGCTACCACGATCACCTACTGTTGATGATATTCTAAAGAAGTACTTGGAACACCGGGCAAAGAAGGATGGCAA GATAAATGACTCCTATGCTGAGATTCTGAAAGGATTACGCTGCTACTTTGATAAAGCATTGCCTGCAATGCTTTTATATAAGAAAGAGCGAGATCAGTATGCTGAAGAAGTTAAAGGTGATGTCTCACCATCAACTGTATATGGAGCTGAGCATCTATTGCGCCTTTTTG TAAAATTGCCAGAGCTACTTGCTTCTGTCAATATGGAGGAAGATGCGTTGAACAAGCTACAGCTGAAACTGCTGGACGTTCTCAA GTTTCTTCAGAAGAATCAGATCACCTTCTTTACCTCTGCGTACGATGGTTCTTGTAAAGGTGCAGATGAGGATAAAACCAAATGA
- the LOC100282973 gene encoding protein MRG1 isoform X5 — MGSSSNTNTSGGASDKEEKKKEDKIKGKDSSGPSFKENERVLAYHGPLLYEAKVQRIENHEDEWRYFVHYLGWNKNWDEWVANDRLLELTEENVRKQQELDKNQVVDKTMKSGRSTQHKPKVSNADAKADKDDTKSLISVKGKKRKSQLGTEFPLPLKKQLVDDWEFVTQMAGPSGKLISSFRKRLCNSILIQKLVKLPRSPTVDDILKKYLEHRAKKDGKINDSYAEILKGLRCYFDKALPAMLLYKKERDQYAEEVKGDVSPSTVYGAEHLLRLFVKLPELLASVNMEEDALNKLQLKLLDVLKFLQKNQITFFTSAYDGSCKGADEDKTK; from the exons ATGGGCAGCTCCTCGAATACCAACACGAGCGGCGGGGCCAGCGAcaaggaggagaagaagaaggaggacAAGATCAAAGGCAAGGACTCGTCGGGGCCATCCTTCAAGGAGAACGAAAGGGTCCTCGCCTACCACGGCCCCCTCCTCTACGAGGCCAAG GTTCAAAGGATCGAAAACCATGAAGATGAATGGCGCTACTTTGTCCATTATCTC GGTTGGAATAAGAA cTGGGATGAATGGGTTGCAAATGACCGCTTGTTGGAATTGACGGAGGAAAACGTGCGCAAACAACAAGAGCTTGATAAGAATCAGGTAGTTGACAAAACAATGAAGTCTGGACGGTCAACACAGCATAAACCAAAAGTCTCCAATG CGGATGCAAAAGCTGATAAAGATGACACTAAGAGTCTCA TTTCAGTGAAGGGGAAGAAACGTAAAAGTCAGCTTGGGACTGAG TTTCCTTTGCCACTGAAGAAGCAACTTGTGGATGATTGGGAGTTTGTTACGCAGATGG CAGGCCCAAGTGGCAAGCTCATTAGCTCATTCAGAAAAAGACTTTGCAACTCCATTCTCATTCAGAAG CTTGTGAAGCTACCACGATCACCTACTGTTGATGATATTCTAAAGAAGTACTTGGAACACCGGGCAAAGAAGGATGGCAA GATAAATGACTCCTATGCTGAGATTCTGAAAGGATTACGCTGCTACTTTGATAAAGCATTGCCTGCAATGCTTTTATATAAGAAAGAGCGAGATCAGTATGCTGAAGAAGTTAAAGGTGATGTCTCACCATCAACTGTATATGGAGCTGAGCATCTATTGCGCCTTTTTG TAAAATTGCCAGAGCTACTTGCTTCTGTCAATATGGAGGAAGATGCGTTGAACAAGCTACAGCTGAAACTGCTGGACGTTCTCAA GTTTCTTCAGAAGAATCAGATCACCTTCTTTACCTCTGCGTACGATGGTTCTTGTAAAGGTGCAGATGAGGATAAAACCAAATGA
- the LOC100282973 gene encoding protein MRG1 isoform X3, with the protein MGSSSNTNTSGGASDKEEKKKEDKIKGKDSSGPSFKENERVLAYHGPLLYEAKVQRIENHEDEWRYFVHYLGWNKNWDEWVANDRLLELTEENVRKQQELDKNQVVDKTMKSGRSTQHKPKVSNADAKADKDDTKSLMKGKKRKSQLGTEIQDKEKRSSHSLLVLQFPLPLKKQLVDDWEFVTQMAGPSGKLISSFRKRLCNSILIQKLVKLPRSPTVDDILKKYLEHRAKKDGKINDSYAEILKGLRCYFDKALPAMLLYKKERDQYAEEVKGDVSPSTVYGAEHLLRLFVKLPELLASVNMEEDALNKLQLKLLDVLKFLQKNQITFFTSAYDGSCKGADEDKTK; encoded by the exons ATGGGCAGCTCCTCGAATACCAACACGAGCGGCGGGGCCAGCGAcaaggaggagaagaagaaggaggacAAGATCAAAGGCAAGGACTCGTCGGGGCCATCCTTCAAGGAGAACGAAAGGGTCCTCGCCTACCACGGCCCCCTCCTCTACGAGGCCAAG GTTCAAAGGATCGAAAACCATGAAGATGAATGGCGCTACTTTGTCCATTATCTC GGTTGGAATAAGAA cTGGGATGAATGGGTTGCAAATGACCGCTTGTTGGAATTGACGGAGGAAAACGTGCGCAAACAACAAGAGCTTGATAAGAATCAGGTAGTTGACAAAACAATGAAGTCTGGACGGTCAACACAGCATAAACCAAAAGTCTCCAATG CGGATGCAAAAGCTGATAAAGATGACACTAAGAGTCTCA TGAAGGGGAAGAAACGTAAAAGTCAGCTTGGGACTGAG ATTCAGGACAAGGAAAAAAGATCATCACATAGTCTACTAGTGTTGCAGTTTCCTTTGCCACTGAAGAAGCAACTTGTGGATGATTGGGAGTTTGTTACGCAGATGG CAGGCCCAAGTGGCAAGCTCATTAGCTCATTCAGAAAAAGACTTTGCAACTCCATTCTCATTCAGAAG CTTGTGAAGCTACCACGATCACCTACTGTTGATGATATTCTAAAGAAGTACTTGGAACACCGGGCAAAGAAGGATGGCAA GATAAATGACTCCTATGCTGAGATTCTGAAAGGATTACGCTGCTACTTTGATAAAGCATTGCCTGCAATGCTTTTATATAAGAAAGAGCGAGATCAGTATGCTGAAGAAGTTAAAGGTGATGTCTCACCATCAACTGTATATGGAGCTGAGCATCTATTGCGCCTTTTTG TAAAATTGCCAGAGCTACTTGCTTCTGTCAATATGGAGGAAGATGCGTTGAACAAGCTACAGCTGAAACTGCTGGACGTTCTCAA GTTTCTTCAGAAGAATCAGATCACCTTCTTTACCTCTGCGTACGATGGTTCTTGTAAAGGTGCAGATGAGGATAAAACCAAATGA
- the LOC100282973 gene encoding protein MRG1 isoform X11: MGSSSNTNTSGGASDKEEKKKEDKIKGKDSSGPSFKENERVLAYHGPLLYEAKVQRIENHEDEWRYFVHYLGWNKNWDEWVANDRLLELTEENVRKQQELDKNQVVDKTMKSGRSTQHKPKVSNADAKADKDDTKSLMKGKKRKSQLGTEFPLPLKKQLVDDWEFVTQMGKLVKLPRSPTVDDILKKYLEHRAKKDGKINDSYAEILKGLRCYFDKALPAMLLYKKERDQYAEEVKGDVSPSTVYGAEHLLRLFVKLPELLASVNMEEDALNKLQLKLLDVLKFLQKNQITFFTSAYDGSCKGADEDKTK, encoded by the exons ATGGGCAGCTCCTCGAATACCAACACGAGCGGCGGGGCCAGCGAcaaggaggagaagaagaaggaggacAAGATCAAAGGCAAGGACTCGTCGGGGCCATCCTTCAAGGAGAACGAAAGGGTCCTCGCCTACCACGGCCCCCTCCTCTACGAGGCCAAG GTTCAAAGGATCGAAAACCATGAAGATGAATGGCGCTACTTTGTCCATTATCTC GGTTGGAATAAGAA cTGGGATGAATGGGTTGCAAATGACCGCTTGTTGGAATTGACGGAGGAAAACGTGCGCAAACAACAAGAGCTTGATAAGAATCAGGTAGTTGACAAAACAATGAAGTCTGGACGGTCAACACAGCATAAACCAAAAGTCTCCAATG CGGATGCAAAAGCTGATAAAGATGACACTAAGAGTCTCA TGAAGGGGAAGAAACGTAAAAGTCAGCTTGGGACTGAG TTTCCTTTGCCACTGAAGAAGCAACTTGTGGATGATTGGGAGTTTGTTACGCAGATGGGTAAG CTTGTGAAGCTACCACGATCACCTACTGTTGATGATATTCTAAAGAAGTACTTGGAACACCGGGCAAAGAAGGATGGCAA GATAAATGACTCCTATGCTGAGATTCTGAAAGGATTACGCTGCTACTTTGATAAAGCATTGCCTGCAATGCTTTTATATAAGAAAGAGCGAGATCAGTATGCTGAAGAAGTTAAAGGTGATGTCTCACCATCAACTGTATATGGAGCTGAGCATCTATTGCGCCTTTTTG TAAAATTGCCAGAGCTACTTGCTTCTGTCAATATGGAGGAAGATGCGTTGAACAAGCTACAGCTGAAACTGCTGGACGTTCTCAA GTTTCTTCAGAAGAATCAGATCACCTTCTTTACCTCTGCGTACGATGGTTCTTGTAAAGGTGCAGATGAGGATAAAACCAAATGA
- the LOC100282973 gene encoding protein MRG1 isoform X6, with translation MGSSSNTNTSGGASDKEEKKKEDKIKGKDSSGPSFKENERVLAYHGPLLYEAKVQRIENHEDEWRYFVHYLGWNKNWDEWVANDRLLELTEENVRKQQELDKNQVVDKTMKSGRSTQHKPKVSNADAKADKDDTKSLMKGKKRKSQLGTEFPLPLKKQLVDDWEFVTQMAGPSGKLISSFRKRLCNSILIQKLVKLPRSPTVDDILKKYLEHRAKKDGKINDSYAEILKGLRCYFDKALPAMLLYKKERDQYAEEVKGDVSPSTVYGAEHLLRLFVKLPELLASVNMEEDALNKLQLKLLDVLKFLQKNQITFFTSAYDGSCKGADEDKTK, from the exons ATGGGCAGCTCCTCGAATACCAACACGAGCGGCGGGGCCAGCGAcaaggaggagaagaagaaggaggacAAGATCAAAGGCAAGGACTCGTCGGGGCCATCCTTCAAGGAGAACGAAAGGGTCCTCGCCTACCACGGCCCCCTCCTCTACGAGGCCAAG GTTCAAAGGATCGAAAACCATGAAGATGAATGGCGCTACTTTGTCCATTATCTC GGTTGGAATAAGAA cTGGGATGAATGGGTTGCAAATGACCGCTTGTTGGAATTGACGGAGGAAAACGTGCGCAAACAACAAGAGCTTGATAAGAATCAGGTAGTTGACAAAACAATGAAGTCTGGACGGTCAACACAGCATAAACCAAAAGTCTCCAATG CGGATGCAAAAGCTGATAAAGATGACACTAAGAGTCTCA TGAAGGGGAAGAAACGTAAAAGTCAGCTTGGGACTGAG TTTCCTTTGCCACTGAAGAAGCAACTTGTGGATGATTGGGAGTTTGTTACGCAGATGG CAGGCCCAAGTGGCAAGCTCATTAGCTCATTCAGAAAAAGACTTTGCAACTCCATTCTCATTCAGAAG CTTGTGAAGCTACCACGATCACCTACTGTTGATGATATTCTAAAGAAGTACTTGGAACACCGGGCAAAGAAGGATGGCAA GATAAATGACTCCTATGCTGAGATTCTGAAAGGATTACGCTGCTACTTTGATAAAGCATTGCCTGCAATGCTTTTATATAAGAAAGAGCGAGATCAGTATGCTGAAGAAGTTAAAGGTGATGTCTCACCATCAACTGTATATGGAGCTGAGCATCTATTGCGCCTTTTTG TAAAATTGCCAGAGCTACTTGCTTCTGTCAATATGGAGGAAGATGCGTTGAACAAGCTACAGCTGAAACTGCTGGACGTTCTCAA GTTTCTTCAGAAGAATCAGATCACCTTCTTTACCTCTGCGTACGATGGTTCTTGTAAAGGTGCAGATGAGGATAAAACCAAATGA
- the LOC100282973 gene encoding Protein MRG1 translates to MGSSSNTNTSGGASDKEEKKKEDKIKGKDSSGPSFKENERVLAYHGPLLYEAKVQRIENHEDEWRYFVHYLGWNKNWDEWVANDRLLELTEENVRKQQELDKNQVVDKTMKSGRSTQHKPKVSNADAKADKDDTKSLMKGKKRKSQLGTEIQDKEKRSSHSLLVLQFPLPLKKQLVDDWEFVTQMGKLVKLPRSPTVDDILKKYLEHRAKKDGKINDSYAEILKGLRCYFDKALPAMLLYKKERDQYAEEVKGDVSPSTVYGAEHLLRLFVKLPELLASVNMEEDALNKLQLKLLDVLKFLQKNQITFFTSAYDGSCKGADEDKTK, encoded by the exons ATGGGCAGCTCCTCGAATACCAACACGAGCGGCGGGGCCAGCGAcaaggaggagaagaagaaggaggacAAGATCAAAGGCAAGGACTCGTCGGGGCCATCCTTCAAGGAGAACGAAAGGGTCCTCGCCTACCACGGCCCCCTCCTCTACGAGGCCAAG GTTCAAAGGATCGAAAACCATGAAGATGAATGGCGCTACTTTGTCCATTATCTC GGTTGGAATAAGAA cTGGGATGAATGGGTTGCAAATGACCGCTTGTTGGAATTGACGGAGGAAAACGTGCGCAAACAACAAGAGCTTGATAAGAATCAGGTAGTTGACAAAACAATGAAGTCTGGACGGTCAACACAGCATAAACCAAAAGTCTCCAATG CGGATGCAAAAGCTGATAAAGATGACACTAAGAGTCTCA TGAAGGGGAAGAAACGTAAAAGTCAGCTTGGGACTGAG ATTCAGGACAAGGAAAAAAGATCATCACATAGTCTACTAGTGTTGCAGTTTCCTTTGCCACTGAAGAAGCAACTTGTGGATGATTGGGAGTTTGTTACGCAGATGGGTAAG CTTGTGAAGCTACCACGATCACCTACTGTTGATGATATTCTAAAGAAGTACTTGGAACACCGGGCAAAGAAGGATGGCAA GATAAATGACTCCTATGCTGAGATTCTGAAAGGATTACGCTGCTACTTTGATAAAGCATTGCCTGCAATGCTTTTATATAAGAAAGAGCGAGATCAGTATGCTGAAGAAGTTAAAGGTGATGTCTCACCATCAACTGTATATGGAGCTGAGCATCTATTGCGCCTTTTTG TAAAATTGCCAGAGCTACTTGCTTCTGTCAATATGGAGGAAGATGCGTTGAACAAGCTACAGCTGAAACTGCTGGACGTTCTCAA GTTTCTTCAGAAGAATCAGATCACCTTCTTTACCTCTGCGTACGATGGTTCTTGTAAAGGTGCAGATGAGGATAAAACCAAATGA
- the LOC100282973 gene encoding protein MRG1 isoform X9 has product MGSSSNTNTSGGASDKEEKKKEDKIKGKDSSGPSFKENERVLAYHGPLLYEAKVQRIENHEDEWRYFVHYLGWNKNWDEWVANDRLLELTEENVRKQQELDKNQVVDKTMKSGRSTQHKPKVSNADAKADKDDTKSLMKGKKRKSQLGTEIQDKEKRSSHSLLVLQFPLPLKKQLVDDWEFVTQMGKLVKLPRSPTVDDILKKYLEHRAKKDGKINDSYAEILKGLRCYFDKALPAMLLYKKERDQYAEEVKGDVSPSTVYGAEHLLRLFVCSKIARATCFCQYGGRCVEQATAETAGRSQVSSEESDHLLYLCVRWFL; this is encoded by the exons ATGGGCAGCTCCTCGAATACCAACACGAGCGGCGGGGCCAGCGAcaaggaggagaagaagaaggaggacAAGATCAAAGGCAAGGACTCGTCGGGGCCATCCTTCAAGGAGAACGAAAGGGTCCTCGCCTACCACGGCCCCCTCCTCTACGAGGCCAAG GTTCAAAGGATCGAAAACCATGAAGATGAATGGCGCTACTTTGTCCATTATCTC GGTTGGAATAAGAA cTGGGATGAATGGGTTGCAAATGACCGCTTGTTGGAATTGACGGAGGAAAACGTGCGCAAACAACAAGAGCTTGATAAGAATCAGGTAGTTGACAAAACAATGAAGTCTGGACGGTCAACACAGCATAAACCAAAAGTCTCCAATG CGGATGCAAAAGCTGATAAAGATGACACTAAGAGTCTCA TGAAGGGGAAGAAACGTAAAAGTCAGCTTGGGACTGAG ATTCAGGACAAGGAAAAAAGATCATCACATAGTCTACTAGTGTTGCAGTTTCCTTTGCCACTGAAGAAGCAACTTGTGGATGATTGGGAGTTTGTTACGCAGATGGGTAAG CTTGTGAAGCTACCACGATCACCTACTGTTGATGATATTCTAAAGAAGTACTTGGAACACCGGGCAAAGAAGGATGGCAA GATAAATGACTCCTATGCTGAGATTCTGAAAGGATTACGCTGCTACTTTGATAAAGCATTGCCTGCAATGCTTTTATATAAGAAAGAGCGAGATCAGTATGCTGAAGAAGTTAAAGGTGATGTCTCACCATCAACTGTATATGGAGCTGAGCATCTATTGCGCCTTTTTG TTTGCAGTAAAATTGCCAGAGCTACTTGCTTCTGTCAATATGGAGGAAGATGCGTTGAACAAGCTACAGCTGAAACTGCTGGACGTTCTCAA GTTTCTTCAGAAGAATCAGATCACCTTCTTTACCTCTGCGTACGATGGTTCTTGTAA